In one Anoxybacillus amylolyticus genomic region, the following are encoded:
- a CDS encoding IS1380 family transposase, producing MKDFPIRFVWTDEAITPSAGLALVGYLLHQTKLDKRLNVLRLPQVRRDVHISHGDVIRSMIGLLATGKTDFDHIEAYRHDDLFATSLGIEHVPSSPTLRQRLDQLACLPMTDTILWEESMRLLRRRQATLSPCWTKQKTTWVPLDLDGSPFDNSDTKKEGVSRTYKGFDGFTPLFAYAGKEGYIVHAELRPGKQHVQDGMPSFLTTAIHRARALTSSRLLVRMDAGNDAEANVRVCLEEGVDFVIKRNLRRESKALWFPIASQKGKRTDDSTEGVQTYELCLPQTMTIDGNTHTYFQVTQVTERTMERNGQLLFVPDYEVESYWVRLEGYDHMHMQDILALYHDHATCEQFHSELKSDLDLERLPSGKMKTNALVLVIGALVYNLLRLIGQDILSDPRHPLHHKVRRRRIKTIIQTVITMAGRLVRRSRQIWMKLTRRSGYSEPLLNVYMKWREGR from the coding sequence ATGAAAGATTTTCCGATTCGGTTTGTATGGACAGATGAAGCGATCACCCCAAGTGCTGGGCTTGCCCTCGTTGGCTACTTGCTTCATCAAACGAAACTCGACAAACGGTTAAACGTCCTTCGGCTTCCGCAGGTGCGCCGAGATGTTCACATCTCTCATGGTGATGTCATTCGCTCGATGATCGGTTTGCTTGCCACAGGAAAAACGGATTTCGATCATATCGAAGCGTATCGTCATGATGATCTATTTGCGACATCGCTGGGCATCGAACACGTGCCTTCCTCTCCGACTTTACGGCAGCGACTGGATCAGCTCGCCTGTCTTCCGATGACAGACACGATTCTTTGGGAGGAATCGATGCGCCTATTGAGGCGACGACAAGCGACCTTGTCCCCTTGTTGGACAAAACAAAAGACGACATGGGTTCCCCTGGATTTAGATGGCTCCCCGTTTGACAACTCCGACACGAAAAAGGAAGGAGTCAGTCGGACGTATAAAGGATTTGACGGCTTTACGCCATTGTTTGCGTATGCAGGAAAAGAAGGATATATCGTCCACGCGGAGCTGCGCCCAGGAAAACAACACGTACAAGATGGAATGCCGTCGTTTTTAACCACTGCCATCCATCGGGCACGTGCGCTCACCTCATCTCGTCTGCTTGTTCGCATGGATGCAGGAAACGATGCAGAAGCGAATGTGCGCGTGTGCCTCGAAGAAGGCGTGGATTTTGTCATCAAACGGAACTTGCGCCGAGAATCGAAAGCCCTTTGGTTTCCAATCGCTTCGCAAAAAGGCAAGCGCACGGACGACTCCACGGAAGGGGTGCAAACATACGAGCTATGCCTTCCGCAAACGATGACGATCGATGGAAACACGCATACGTACTTCCAAGTCACCCAAGTGACCGAACGGACGATGGAACGAAATGGACAGTTGCTTTTCGTTCCTGATTACGAAGTCGAAAGCTATTGGGTGCGCTTAGAAGGGTATGACCACATGCATATGCAAGATATACTCGCGTTGTACCACGACCATGCGACATGCGAGCAGTTTCATAGCGAACTCAAGAGCGATCTCGATTTAGAGCGACTTCCGTCTGGGAAGATGAAAACGAATGCGCTCGTTTTGGTCATCGGGGCATTGGTTTACAATCTTCTTCGTCTGATCGGGCAAGACATATTAAGCGATCCACGCCATCCGTTACATCACAAAGTGAGACGCCGCCGCATCAAGACGATCATTCAGACAGTGATCACGATGGCAGGTCGACTCGTACGCCGATCGCGACAGATATGGATGAAGTTGACGCGAAGGAGTGGCTATAGCGAGCCGCTTCTGAACGTTTACATGAAATGGAGAGAAGGAAGGTAA
- the pheS gene encoding phenylalanine--tRNA ligase subunit alpha, with protein MKERLQQLQQEALVQIEQAADLKTLNDVRVAYLGKKGPITEVLRGMGALSPEERPVMGALVNEVREAIQTALEAKQVKLEQEEVEKKLAKEAIDVTLPGRPVRRGNHHPLTRVIEEIEDLFIGMGYTIAEGPEVEQDYYNFEALNLPKGHPARDMQDSFYITEEILLRTHTSPVQARTMEKHQGRGPVKIICPGKVYRRDNDDATHSHQFTQIEGLVVDENVRMSDLKGTLREFARKMFGEDRDVRFRPSFFPFTEPSVEVDVSCFNCGGHGCSVCKGTGWIEILGAGMVHPNVLEMAGFDSKKYTGFAFGMGPERIAMLKYGIDDIRHFYQNDLRFLQQFHRV; from the coding sequence GTGAAAGAACGGTTACAACAGCTTCAACAAGAAGCGCTCGTTCAAATTGAGCAAGCAGCCGATTTAAAAACGTTAAACGATGTGCGCGTCGCATATCTCGGCAAAAAAGGCCCAATTACAGAAGTGCTGCGCGGCATGGGAGCATTGTCTCCTGAAGAGCGTCCTGTGATGGGAGCGCTTGTGAACGAAGTACGCGAAGCGATTCAAACGGCGTTAGAAGCGAAGCAAGTAAAACTTGAACAAGAAGAAGTGGAGAAAAAATTAGCGAAAGAAGCGATTGACGTCACGCTTCCAGGACGACCAGTGAGACGCGGCAACCATCATCCGTTAACGCGCGTCATTGAAGAAATTGAAGATTTATTTATCGGTATGGGCTATACGATTGCCGAAGGACCAGAAGTCGAGCAAGACTACTACAACTTTGAAGCGCTCAATTTGCCAAAAGGCCATCCGGCGCGAGACATGCAAGATTCGTTTTATATTACGGAAGAGATTTTATTGCGTACCCATACCTCGCCGGTGCAGGCGCGGACGATGGAAAAACATCAAGGACGCGGTCCGGTGAAAATCATTTGCCCAGGAAAAGTGTATCGCCGCGACAACGACGATGCGACACATTCGCATCAATTTACGCAAATTGAAGGGCTTGTCGTCGACGAAAACGTTCGCATGAGCGACTTAAAAGGAACGTTGCGCGAGTTTGCCCGCAAAATGTTCGGCGAAGACCGCGACGTTCGCTTCCGCCCAAGCTTTTTCCCATTTACCGAGCCGTCTGTCGAAGTTGATGTATCGTGCTTCAATTGCGGTGGACATGGCTGTAGCGTATGTAAAGGAACAGGATGGATTGAAATTTTAGGGGCTGGTATGGTGCATCCGAACGTGTTAGAAATGGCTGGATTTGACTCAAAAAAATATACAGGGTTTGCGTTCGGCATGGGTCCAGAGCGTATTGCGATGTTGAAATACGGCATTGACGATATTCGTCATTTTTATCAAAACGATCTTCGTTTCTTGCAACAATTCCATCGGGTGTAA
- the pheT gene encoding phenylalanine--tRNA ligase subunit beta, translating into MFVSYKWLQEYVDLTGITAKELADRITKSGIEVESVEVLNKGAQGVVVGHVIEREQHPNADKLSKCLVDIGEGEPVQIICGAPNVAKGQKVAVAKVGAVLPGNLKIKRAKLRGEESNGMICSLQELGIESKLVPKQYADGIFVFPSDAPVGVDALELLNLDDEVLELGLTPNRADCLSMIGVAYEVAAILGRSVKLPAIELHENSESVQDYISVRVDAPEDNPLYAGRIVKNVKIGPSPLWMQTRLMAAGIRPHNNVVDITNYILLEYGQPLHAFDYDRLGSNEIVVRRAKASETIVTLDDVERTITENHLVITNGSVPVALAGVMGGANSEVQDDTTTVFIESAYFTSPVIRQAVKDHGLRSESSTRFEKGIDPARTKEALDRAAALMAEYAGGEVVGGVVEVNTWQPKDVVVTITLDRINRVLGTSIKKEEVAGILTNLQFTFTEDHGTFTITVPSRRRDIAIEEDIIEEVARLYGYDHLPATLPVGEVNPGKLTPYQAKRRHVRRYLEDVGLFQAITYSLTNEAKAAMFALETAEPIRLALPMSEERSVLRQSLVPHLLEAASYNRARQVENVALYEIGSVYLATNEHELPNEKERLAGVLTGVWHAHLWQGEKKAIDFYVVKGILDGLFHMLGLENRMEYKQAKREHLHLGRTAEILLDDKTIGFIGQLHPVVQKEYDLKETYVFELALTDLLHAEVEDIRYSPIPRFPSITRDIALVVDEHIIAGDLQKAIIAAGGELLKDVSIFDVYKGDRLPEGKKSIAFSLRYYDPERTLTDEEVTNVHEQVIKAVEQQFGATLRG; encoded by the coding sequence ATGTTCGTTTCATATAAATGGCTACAGGAATATGTCGATTTAACAGGCATAACCGCAAAAGAGTTGGCGGACCGCATTACGAAAAGCGGAATTGAAGTAGAAAGTGTGGAAGTGCTAAATAAAGGAGCACAAGGGGTTGTCGTTGGACATGTCATCGAGCGTGAACAACATCCAAATGCCGATAAACTAAGCAAATGTTTAGTCGATATCGGAGAAGGAGAGCCGGTGCAAATTATTTGCGGGGCGCCAAACGTCGCAAAAGGACAAAAGGTCGCTGTCGCCAAAGTCGGGGCTGTTTTGCCAGGCAATTTGAAAATTAAACGTGCGAAATTGCGCGGCGAAGAATCAAACGGAATGATTTGTTCTTTGCAAGAGCTTGGCATCGAATCGAAATTAGTGCCAAAACAATACGCCGACGGCATTTTCGTCTTCCCAAGCGATGCGCCAGTTGGTGTGGATGCGCTTGAACTGCTTAATTTGGACGACGAAGTATTAGAATTAGGCTTAACGCCAAACCGCGCTGATTGTTTAAGCATGATTGGCGTCGCTTATGAAGTGGCGGCGATTTTAGGGAGGAGCGTGAAGCTGCCGGCAATCGAACTTCACGAAAACAGCGAAAGTGTTCAAGATTACATTTCCGTACGCGTTGACGCTCCGGAAGACAATCCGTTATACGCGGGACGTATTGTAAAAAACGTCAAAATCGGTCCATCGCCGCTTTGGATGCAAACGCGTTTAATGGCAGCCGGCATTCGACCGCATAATAACGTCGTTGATATTACGAACTATATTTTACTTGAGTACGGCCAGCCGCTTCATGCGTTTGACTACGACCGCCTCGGTTCAAACGAAATTGTCGTCCGCCGCGCAAAAGCCAGCGAAACGATTGTGACGCTTGATGATGTAGAGCGCACGATCACAGAAAACCATCTCGTCATTACGAACGGCAGCGTACCAGTGGCGTTAGCCGGTGTCATGGGCGGAGCAAACTCCGAAGTGCAAGACGATACGACAACGGTGTTTATTGAATCGGCTTATTTTACAAGCCCGGTCATTCGCCAGGCGGTCAAAGACCACGGATTGCGCAGCGAGTCGAGCACACGGTTTGAAAAAGGCATCGACCCAGCGCGCACGAAAGAAGCGCTTGACCGTGCAGCCGCATTGATGGCGGAATACGCAGGCGGCGAAGTCGTTGGTGGCGTTGTCGAAGTGAACACGTGGCAGCCAAAAGATGTCGTTGTCACGATTACGTTAGATCGTATTAATCGCGTGCTTGGCACATCAATTAAGAAAGAAGAAGTCGCAGGCATTTTAACGAACTTGCAATTTACATTCACAGAAGATCACGGAACGTTTACGATTACCGTTCCATCGCGCCGTCGCGATATTGCTATCGAAGAAGACATCATCGAAGAAGTAGCGCGTTTATACGGATACGATCATTTGCCAGCAACGCTTCCAGTCGGGGAAGTAAACCCAGGCAAGCTGACGCCATATCAAGCAAAGCGCCGCCACGTGCGCCGTTATTTAGAAGATGTCGGTCTGTTCCAAGCGATTACGTACTCGCTTACAAATGAAGCAAAAGCGGCGATGTTTGCGCTTGAAACGGCGGAACCGATCCGTCTCGCTCTTCCAATGAGTGAAGAACGCAGCGTCTTGCGGCAAAGTTTAGTGCCGCACTTATTGGAAGCGGCAAGCTACAACCGCGCTCGCCAAGTCGAAAACGTCGCGCTATACGAAATCGGCTCGGTATATTTAGCAACGAATGAACACGAGTTGCCAAACGAAAAAGAGCGGTTAGCCGGCGTCTTGACAGGTGTATGGCATGCGCACTTATGGCAAGGCGAGAAAAAAGCGATCGATTTTTATGTCGTCAAAGGAATTCTTGATGGATTATTCCATATGCTTGGCTTAGAAAACCGCATGGAATATAAGCAAGCAAAACGCGAGCATCTTCACCTAGGACGAACAGCAGAAATTTTATTAGATGACAAGACAATCGGCTTTATCGGCCAACTTCATCCGGTCGTGCAAAAAGAGTATGATTTAAAAGAAACGTACGTATTCGAATTAGCGTTGACAGATTTATTACATGCGGAAGTTGAAGACATTCGTTATTCGCCAATCCCTCGCTTCCCGTCGATCACGCGCGACATCGCCCTTGTTGTCGATGAACATATTATTGCAGGTGATTTGCAAAAAGCGATTATCGCAGCAGGCGGTGAACTATTAAAAGACGTATCCATTTTCGACGTCTACAAAGGAGACCGTCTTCCAGAAGGCAAAAAATCGATCGCCTTCTCGCTCCGTTACTACGACCCAGAGCGGACATTGACGGACGAAGAAGTAACAAACGTTCACGAACAAGTCATCAAAGCCGTCGAACAACAATTCGGCGCCACATTGCGCGGGTAA
- the rplT gene encoding 50S ribosomal protein L20, with protein sequence MPRVKGGTVTRRRRKKILKLAKGYFGSKHRLYRVANQQVMKSLMYAYRDRRQRKRDFRKLWITRINAAARMNGLSYSRLMHGLKLAGVEVNRKMLADLAVNDAAAFTQLANIAKENLNK encoded by the coding sequence ATGCCACGTGTAAAAGGCGGAACAGTAACGCGCAGACGTCGTAAAAAAATTCTTAAACTTGCAAAAGGTTATTTCGGTTCTAAACATCGTTTATATAGAGTCGCAAACCAACAAGTAATGAAATCATTAATGTACGCATATCGCGACCGTCGTCAACGGAAACGCGATTTCCGCAAACTTTGGATTACGCGTATTAACGCAGCAGCGCGCATGAACGGTCTTTCTTACAGCCGTTTAATGCATGGGTTAAAGCTTGCGGGCGTAGAAGTGAACCGTAAAATGCTTGCAGACTTAGCAGTAAACGATGCTGCAGCGTTTACACAACTCGCAAACATCGCAAAAGAAAACCTAAATAAATAA
- a CDS encoding TrmH family RNA methyltransferase: MKRIESTKNPQVKQWKKLLTKKEREKTELFLVEGFHLVEEALKSNIVELLIVAETKTIPTSWKVDHIPVVIVTEAVIGELSDTETPQGIVAVCRHLQWNVADVQTALFIDAVQDPGNVGTIIRTADAAGIDAVVVGEGSVDIYNAKVIRATQGSLFHFPVIKGDIGQWIARFQNRHIPIYGTSLQHGVDYRSVAPSSSFALIVGNEGSGVSEQWIKQTTANLYVPIYGKAESLNVAIATGILLYHLQKK, encoded by the coding sequence TTGAAACGCATTGAATCAACGAAAAATCCGCAAGTGAAGCAATGGAAAAAATTGCTCACGAAAAAAGAACGCGAGAAAACGGAACTATTTTTAGTGGAAGGGTTCCATTTAGTCGAAGAAGCTTTAAAAAGCAATATCGTTGAACTCCTTATTGTAGCAGAAACGAAAACGATTCCGACAAGCTGGAAGGTAGATCATATTCCGGTGGTGATTGTCACGGAAGCGGTGATTGGCGAACTGAGCGATACGGAAACACCACAAGGAATTGTTGCAGTATGCAGGCACCTCCAGTGGAACGTCGCTGATGTACAAACAGCATTGTTCATCGACGCCGTACAAGATCCGGGGAATGTAGGAACGATTATTCGCACTGCCGATGCGGCAGGAATAGACGCTGTTGTCGTCGGAGAAGGAAGCGTCGATATATATAACGCAAAAGTGATTCGTGCAACACAAGGTTCGTTGTTTCATTTCCCTGTGATAAAAGGAGATATTGGACAATGGATTGCCCGCTTTCAAAATAGGCATATTCCGATTTATGGAACATCACTTCAACATGGGGTAGACTATCGCTCGGTTGCTCCTTCGTCATCATTTGCATTAATTGTTGGCAACGAAGGAAGCGGAGTGAGTGAGCAATGGATAAAACAGACGACAGCGAATTTATACGTTCCGATTTATGGAAAAGCGGAATCATTAAACGTCGCCATTGCGACAGGTATTTTACTGTATCATTTACAGAAAAAATAA
- the thrS gene encoding threonine--tRNA ligase, giving the protein MSEVVKITFPDGAAKEFPKGITTEEIAASISPGLKKKAIAGKLNDRLVDLRTPITEDGSISIITQEMPEALDILRHSTAHLMAQAIKRLYKNVKLGVGPVIENGFYYDIDMEESLTPEDLPKIEQEMRKIVKENLEIIRKEVSREEAIQRYEEIGDHLKIELIHDIPEGEIVSIYEQGEFFDLCRGVHVPSTGKIKEFKLLNIAGAYWRGDSNNKMLQRIYGTAFFTKEALDEYLRLLQEAKERDHRKLGKELELFTTSQKVGQGLPLWLPKGATIRRTIERYIVDKELELGYQHVYTPVLGSVELYKTSGHWDHYKDGMFPPMEMDNEQLVLRPMNCPHHMMIYKNKIHSYRELPIRIAELGTMHRYEMSGALTGLQRVRGMTLNDAHIFVRPDQIKDEFKRVVNLILEVYKDFGLDDYSFRLSYRDPQDKEKYYDDDAMWEKAQKMLREAMDELGLDYYEAEGEAAFYGPKLDVQVRTALGKDETLSTVQLDFLLPERFDLTYIGEDGKPHRPVVIHRGVVSTMERFVAFLIEEYKGAFPTWLAPVQVEVIPVSPVVHVDYAYKVKEALQAQGFRVEVDERDEKIGYKIREAQIQKIPYMLVVGDNEMKEGTVNVRKYGEQKSETMALNDFIATLKREARR; this is encoded by the coding sequence ATGTCAGAAGTAGTGAAAATTACGTTTCCGGATGGAGCGGCAAAGGAGTTTCCAAAAGGGATTACGACCGAAGAAATTGCTGCTTCGATTAGCCCGGGACTAAAGAAAAAAGCGATTGCTGGAAAGCTAAACGATCGGTTAGTTGATTTGCGGACGCCAATTACGGAAGACGGGTCAATTTCCATTATTACACAAGAGATGCCAGAGGCGCTGGACATTTTGCGTCATAGCACGGCCCATTTAATGGCACAGGCGATTAAACGGTTGTATAAGAATGTAAAACTTGGCGTTGGTCCTGTCATTGAAAACGGTTTTTATTACGATATTGACATGGAAGAGTCGTTGACACCAGAAGACCTCCCGAAAATCGAACAAGAAATGCGGAAAATTGTCAAAGAAAACTTAGAAATTATCCGTAAAGAAGTAAGCCGAGAAGAAGCAATTCAACGATATGAAGAAATCGGCGATCATTTGAAAATTGAATTAATTCACGACATCCCAGAAGGCGAAATCGTTTCGATTTATGAACAAGGGGAATTTTTTGACCTTTGCCGCGGCGTTCATGTCCCATCGACAGGAAAAATTAAAGAGTTTAAGCTTCTAAACATCGCAGGAGCATATTGGCGTGGCGACAGCAACAATAAAATGCTGCAGCGCATTTATGGGACGGCGTTCTTTACAAAAGAAGCGCTCGATGAATACCTTCGCCTCTTGCAAGAAGCGAAAGAACGTGACCATCGCAAGCTAGGAAAAGAGCTAGAGCTGTTTACCACATCGCAAAAAGTAGGACAAGGATTGCCGCTTTGGCTGCCAAAGGGGGCGACGATTCGCCGCACGATTGAGCGCTATATCGTCGACAAAGAGCTAGAGCTTGGTTACCAACATGTTTACACACCAGTGCTTGGCAGCGTGGAGCTATATAAAACGTCCGGGCATTGGGATCATTATAAAGACGGCATGTTCCCACCGATGGAAATGGATAATGAACAACTCGTGCTTCGTCCGATGAACTGTCCACACCATATGATGATTTACAAAAACAAAATTCATAGCTATCGGGAGTTGCCGATCCGCATCGCCGAATTGGGAACGATGCATCGCTATGAAATGTCTGGGGCGTTGACCGGCTTGCAACGTGTACGGGGAATGACACTAAACGATGCACACATTTTTGTCCGTCCAGATCAAATTAAGGACGAATTCAAGCGCGTCGTCAACTTAATTCTTGAAGTGTATAAAGATTTTGGGCTTGATGACTATTCCTTCCGTCTGTCATATCGCGACCCGCAAGATAAAGAAAAATATTACGATGACGATGCGATGTGGGAAAAAGCGCAAAAGATGTTGCGTGAAGCCATGGACGAGCTAGGACTTGACTATTATGAAGCAGAAGGCGAAGCGGCGTTTTACGGTCCGAAATTAGACGTGCAAGTGCGAACAGCGCTCGGAAAAGACGAAACGCTGTCAACGGTTCAGCTCGATTTCTTATTGCCGGAACGCTTTGATTTAACATACATCGGCGAAGATGGCAAGCCTCACCGTCCGGTTGTCATTCACCGCGGGGTTGTATCGACGATGGAGCGGTTTGTGGCGTTCCTTATCGAAGAATATAAAGGAGCGTTCCCGACATGGCTTGCGCCGGTGCAAGTGGAAGTCATTCCGGTGTCGCCTGTCGTGCATGTTGACTATGCGTACAAAGTAAAAGAAGCGCTTCAAGCACAAGGATTCCGAGTGGAAGTCGATGAGCGAGATGAAAAAATCGGCTATAAAATTCGTGAAGCACAAATACAAAAAATTCCATATATGCTGGTAGTCGGAGATAACGAAATGAAAGAAGGAACGGTCAACGTCCGCAAATACGGGGAACAAAAAAGCGAAACGATGGCGCTTAACGACTTTATCGCAACGTTAAAAAGAGAAGCGCGGCGTTAA
- a CDS encoding M42 family metallopeptidase, which translates to MAKLDPTLQMLKELTDAKGVPGNEREAREVMKKYITPYADEVTTDGLGSLIAKKVGNENGPKIMVAGHLDEVGFMVTQIDEKGFIRFQPLGGWWGQVMLAQRVTIMTKNGDITGVIGSKPPHILPPEARKKPVEIKDMFIDIGASSREEALASGVRLGDSIVPYFEFTVMNNEKMLLAKAWDNRIGCAIAIDVLKQLKDVDHPNVVYGVGTVQEEVGLRGAKTAANVIQPDIAFAVDVGIAGDTPGVSEKEAMGKLGAGPHIVLYDATLVSHKGLREFVIDVAEELHIPYHFDAMPGGGTDAGAIHLTASGVPALTIAIPTRYIHSHAAMLHRDDYEHTVKLLVEVIKRLDAKKVQEITFD; encoded by the coding sequence ATGGCAAAGTTAGATCCGACGTTGCAAATGTTAAAAGAACTAACGGACGCTAAAGGCGTACCAGGCAATGAACGTGAAGCGCGGGAAGTGATGAAAAAATACATCACTCCTTATGCCGATGAAGTGACGACAGACGGGCTTGGCAGCTTAATTGCGAAAAAGGTCGGGAACGAAAACGGTCCAAAAATTATGGTTGCTGGTCATTTGGATGAAGTGGGCTTTATGGTGACGCAAATTGATGAAAAAGGGTTTATTCGCTTTCAACCACTTGGTGGCTGGTGGGGACAAGTGATGCTTGCCCAGCGTGTGACAATCATGACGAAAAATGGCGACATTACCGGTGTCATCGGCTCGAAGCCGCCGCATATTTTACCGCCGGAAGCGCGCAAGAAACCCGTCGAAATCAAAGATATGTTCATTGACATCGGTGCATCAAGCCGTGAGGAAGCGCTTGCTTCGGGCGTGCGCCTAGGCGATTCGATCGTTCCATATTTCGAGTTTACCGTCATGAACAACGAAAAAATGTTGCTCGCCAAAGCATGGGATAACCGTATCGGCTGTGCGATTGCGATCGACGTCTTGAAACAGCTAAAAGATGTCGACCATCCAAATGTCGTATATGGCGTTGGTACCGTTCAAGAAGAAGTGGGCTTGCGCGGGGCGAAAACAGCGGCGAACGTCATTCAGCCGGACATTGCGTTTGCCGTTGATGTCGGCATTGCCGGCGATACGCCGGGTGTGTCGGAAAAAGAAGCGATGGGCAAGCTCGGTGCCGGTCCGCACATCGTCTTATACGATGCAACGCTTGTGTCGCATAAAGGGTTGCGTGAATTTGTCATCGATGTTGCCGAAGAGTTACATATTCCGTATCATTTTGATGCGATGCCGGGTGGCGGCACAGACGCCGGTGCGATTCATCTAACGGCAAGCGGTGTTCCGGCGCTAACGATTGCGATTCCGACGCGCTACATCCATTCCCATGCAGCGATGCTTCATCGTGACGACTATGAACATACGGTGAAGTTGCTTGTTGAAGTGATCAAGCGGCTAGATGCGAAAAAGGTGCAGGAAATTACGTTTGATTAA
- the rpmI gene encoding 50S ribosomal protein L35: protein MPKMKTHKGSAKRFKKTGTGKLKRSHAFTSHLFANKTQKQKRKLRKATLVSSGDFKRIRQLLDNVK from the coding sequence ATGCCAAAAATGAAAACACATAAAGGCTCTGCAAAGCGTTTTAAAAAGACGGGCACTGGGAAATTAAAACGTTCTCATGCATTTACTAGCCATTTATTCGCTAACAAAACACAGAAACAAAAACGCAAACTTCGCAAAGCAACGCTTGTATCTTCTGGCGACTTCAAACGCATTCGTCAATTGCTTGACAACGTAAAATAA
- a CDS encoding dUTP diphosphatase gives MDIQRLYTMQRQLDERIETERGLKGQNLVERKLLALLVEVGELANETRCFKFWSSKPPAPQEIVLEEYVDGLHFILSLGLDLQLEERVEWPDIQASKPLVEQFLNVFQAIHLFEQALSIETYEALLRSYAALGHALQFTPEQIEQAYIAKNEVNHERQTQNY, from the coding sequence ATGGACATTCAACGTCTATACACAATGCAACGGCAGCTAGATGAGCGAATTGAAACAGAGCGCGGATTAAAAGGACAAAATCTCGTGGAGCGCAAACTGTTGGCGCTTTTAGTCGAAGTGGGAGAACTCGCGAACGAAACGCGCTGCTTTAAATTTTGGAGCTCGAAACCGCCTGCTCCGCAAGAAATCGTTCTTGAAGAATATGTAGACGGTCTGCATTTTATTTTATCGCTTGGGTTAGATCTTCAGTTGGAAGAGCGCGTGGAGTGGCCGGACATCCAAGCAAGCAAACCGCTTGTTGAACAGTTTCTCAACGTTTTCCAAGCGATTCACTTATTTGAACAGGCACTAAGCATAGAAACGTACGAAGCGTTGTTGCGCTCGTATGCAGCGCTTGGGCATGCGCTGCAATTTACGCCGGAACAAATTGAACAAGCATACATCGCAAAAAATGAAGTAAATCATGAACGGCAAACGCAAAATTATTAA
- the sspI gene encoding small acid-soluble spore protein SspI: MNLNLRHAIMTNVANNTKEQLEDTIVDAIERGEEKYLPGLGVLFEAIWNHSDEQQKETMLSTLEQAVKQ, encoded by the coding sequence ATGAATTTAAACTTGCGCCATGCGATTATGACGAATGTCGCCAATAATACGAAAGAGCAGTTAGAGGATACGATTGTCGATGCGATTGAGCGCGGCGAGGAAAAATATTTGCCAGGTCTTGGCGTGTTGTTTGAAGCGATTTGGAACCATTCCGATGAGCAACAAAAAGAAACAATGCTTTCGACGCTAGAACAAGCAGTAAAGCAATGA
- the infC gene encoding translation initiation factor IF-3, which yields MLKTKQVIRKKPWRWLVISKDFIVNEGIRAREVRLIDQNGEQLGIKSKQEALEIAARLNLDLVMVAPNAKPPVCRIMDYGKFRFEQQKKEKEARKKQKVINVKEVRLSPTIEEHDFNTKLRNARKFLEKGDKVKATIRFKGRAITHKEIGQRVLDRFSEACADISVVESAPKMDGRSMFLVLAPKNDK from the coding sequence GTGCTAAAAACCAAACAAGTGATTCGGAAAAAACCTTGGAGGTGGCTAGTTATTAGCAAAGATTTTATCGTTAACGAAGGCATTCGTGCACGTGAAGTTCGTTTAATTGACCAAAATGGCGAACAATTAGGCATTAAATCAAAACAAGAGGCATTAGAAATTGCTGCAAGACTGAACCTTGATTTGGTGATGGTGGCGCCAAATGCGAAACCACCGGTATGTCGCATTATGGACTACGGCAAATTCCGCTTCGAGCAACAAAAGAAAGAAAAAGAAGCGCGCAAAAAGCAAAAAGTCATTAATGTCAAAGAAGTGCGCTTAAGCCCGACGATTGAAGAGCACGATTTTAACACGAAGCTCCGCAACGCACGTAAATTCCTCGAAAAAGGGGATAAAGTGAAAGCGACGATTCGCTTTAAAGGACGGGCAATTACGCATAAAGAAATCGGTCAACGTGTATTAGACCGTTTTTCTGAAGCATGCGCTGATATTAGTGTCGTGGAATCGGCACCAAAAATGGACGGCCGCAGCATGTTTTTAGTGTTAGCGCCGAAAAACGATAAATAA